Genomic segment of Desulfomicrobium apsheronum:
TCCTCCTCACGCCTCTGCTCGGTTCGCGGTTTCGTAGATATCTCCAATCAGGGCCATTATATCCGGCTTACGGTCCAGCAGACCGTCTATCTCGTTGAAGACCTGCACCTGGCGGAAATGCTTGATCTGGGCCGCGCCGCTCGGACAATGCCCGGCGCAGCTGCCGCAACCCTTGCACATGGCCTCGTTGATGACCGCTATGTGGCGACGCTCGTCGAACTCGATGGCCGAATACGGGCAAAGGCCAATGCACATCTTGCAGCCGACACAGATGTCCGGATTGATCCAGGAGGTCGTGGGGGAGATGGACACCACCCCGCGCGCGGCCAGGGCCAGGGCCTGCGCCGCACCGCCGGCGGCATGGGCCACGGCGTCGGGAATGTCCTTGGGCCCCTGGCAGGTTCCGGCCAGATAGATGCCGTCCGAGGCCGTGGAGACGGGACCGAGCTTGGGATGCTCTTCAAGGAAAAATCCGTCCCGACCCTGGGACACGCCGAAAACGCGGGCCACTTCCGTGGTGTCGGCGCGCGCCTCCATGGCCGTGCACAACACGACCATGTCCACGGGCACGCGCAGACGGGTCCCGAGCAGGGTGTCCTCGCCCACCACGACCAGCTTGCCGTTTTCCTCAATGACTTCAGAAGGTCTGCCGCGCACGAAGGTCACTCCTTCGTCCTGAACGCGGCGGTAGAATTCCTCGTACCCTTTGCCGAAACAGCGCATGTCGATGTAGAAATTGTAGACTTCAGCCCCGTGCCCGACCTTGTCCTTGATGAGGTGGTCGTACTTGAGGGCGTACATGCAGCAGGTGCGCGAACAGTATTCGTGGTAATTCTTGTCGCGGCTGCCGACGCAGTGGATGATGGCCACGCTCTTCGGGGCCTCTCCGTTCTTCATCAGGATCTTGCCCCCGGTGGGGCCCACGGCGTTGTTCAGACGCTCGAACTGCAGGGCGGTATAGACCTCTGGATAGCGGCCGAATCCGTATTCGGTCATGGGGGTCGGGTCCATGGTGTCGTAGCCCGTGGCCAGGATCACGCTGCCCACATGGTAGACTTCCCGGCGGTCCTGCTGGGTGAAATCGATGGCTCCGGTGGGACAGGTCTTCTGGCAGACGCCGCACTTGCCCTTGGTGAGCATCTTGCAATGCTCGGCGTCGATAACTGGGGTGCTCGGCACCGCCTGGGGAGAATTGCGATAGATGGCCCGGCGCATGCCAAGACCCTCCTCGAATTCGCTCAAGACCTTGGTCGGACATTTTTCCAGACACGCCCCGCAACCCGTGCAGATGTCCTCGCTCACGTAACGGGCCTTGCGCCGCACGGTGACGGTGTAGTTGCCGACAAAGCCCGTGACCTCCTCCACCTCGCTCCAGGTCAGAAGCTCGATATTAGGTTCCTGGGCCACGGCCACCATTTTCGGAGTGGAAATGCAGGCGGCGCAGTCAAGGGTGGGAAAAGTCTTGTCGAACTGGGCCATGTGTCCGCCAATGGACGGCGACTTCTCGACCAGGATGACGCGATGCCCGGAGCGGGCGACATCGAGCGCGGCCTGGATGCCCGCGATGCCCGCGCCCACAACCATGACATCGGGCACGACAGCCACCTCGCGCGAGTGCAGTTCCTGATGCCTGCGCACCCGAAGCACGGCGGCCTCGACGATATGCTTGGCCTTGGCCGTGGCCTCGGCCTTGTCCCCGGTCACCCACGAACAGTGCTCGCGGATGCAGCAGTGCTGCATGAGGTAGGGATTGAGCCCGGCTCGGGCACAGGCCTTCTGAAATGTCTTCTCATGCAGGCGCGGCGAGCAGGAGGCCACAACCACGCGGTCCAGCCCGTGTTCGTGAATGTCCCGGATGATCAAGTCCTGACCGGGATCCGAGCACATGAACTGGTAGTCACGCGAAACCGTGACGTTTTTGAGCCCCCGTGCAAAAGCGGCCACGTCCGGACAATCCACCTTGCCCGCTATGTTCGAGCCGCAGTGACAGACATACACTCCTATCCTTCTGGCCATGTCATCCCCCTTGTCCCACGATCAGCGAAGACTTCCGCCCTTGTTCAATTCCAGGGTCAACTCGCCCACCAGCCGCTTGAGCTTCTCGTTTTCGGCAGCCAGGTCCGACTGACTCGGGGCTCTGGCCTGCTCCTCGAAAATGAGGTGGCAGTGCTCCAGAAAATGTCCCCGCCATTTATAGTACAGCCCCGGTCGCAGCTCATGGTTTCGGCAGATCTCGTTCACACACCCGCCCATGAGCCCTTCGAGCACGATACGCGCCTTGGTTCTTGCGTCCCATTTGCGTTTCATCCTCCACTCCTCCTCGCAGGGGGCACCCTGTCATCAGACCATCAATGATCTCTTGCCGGGAAAGGCGAGAACGTACTTTCCGCGCCATGCGCCAGCACTAAGTTTAAATTCAGGCTATATTTCGATGTAAAAGAACTCCGCAACAGAGCGCCCTTGATCTCTCATGTTGTCCGTAAGAACACTTTGCGTGCCGAATCAGTCATTTCAAACTAATTCAAATAAATGGATTAAAAATAGTGCGCAATTATGGAAGGAGAGAAGGAGAGAGACAAATAAACATTGTCTTGGGACAAGAGAAGTGTCTCACTTGACGAGACAGCAAAACAGTGTAGGTGAGAACCATATCCTCGCATTGGTCGGAGCAGGCCCTTCAGGACCGGGCAACACTCACCTTTGCGAGGCTCAGGAAAGCCTAATTACCGTCTTGTCTGACAAGACGACATTTGAGGGAGTCTGCATGAGCGACATTCTGATCATCGACGGCGATGCGGCATTTTGCCAATCGCTGATGGCGGAGCTGGCCAGACACAACCTGCACGCGGCCCACAGCACGACACTGTCCAAAGGTCTTGCCATGCTGCACGTGGGCGAATTTTCCCTGGTCCTCCTCGGCGACGAGGCCGGCAGCAAGAACAGTCTGGAATTTCTGTCCACCCTGCGCGAGGTTCCGTCGCGGCCGGAAATCATCGTCATGTCCAAAAGCCGGGACCCGGACGCGGCCGAGGCCGCCATCCGTGGCGGGGCCTGGAATTTCATGCCCAAGCCCGTGAACACGCAACGCCTCATGGTCCTGGCGGAGCGGGCCCTGGAGTATCATCGTGAGCGTCCCGCCAAATGCGCGCCGGTCTCCCTGCGGCGCGAAGGGATCGTCGGCAACAGCCGCCTGCTCAATTCCTGCCTCGACATCGTGGCCCAGGCCGCATCCACGGATGTAAACGTGCTCATCACCGGCGAGACAGGCACCGGCAAGGAACTCTTTGCCAGGGCCATCCACGCCAACAGCTCGCGCTCGGGCAAGCCGTTCGTGGTCGTGGATTGCGCGGCCCTGCCCGACACCCTGGTGGAGAGCATGCTCTTCGGCCACGAGCGAGGCGCGTTCACCAGCGCGGAAAACCGCTCCATCGGCCTCGTCAAGCAGGCCGACGGTGGGACCCTGTTTCTGGACGAGGTGGGCGAACTGCCCCTGTCCACCCAAAAGGTTTTCCTGCGCGTGCTCGAAGGGCGCAGCTTCCGTCCCGTGGGAGGGGCAAAAGAAATCACCAGCAATTTCAGGCTATTGGCGGCGACAAACCGGGATCTTGAAGCCATGGTACAGGCGGACACCTTTCGCCGGGACCTGTTCTACCGCCTGCGCGGGATACGCCTTGAGCTCTCCCCCCTGCGCGACCTGCTGGACGACCTGAACGATCTCATCTGCCACTTCGTGCGCCGCGCCTGCAAACAGCTGAACATAGACAACAAGGGCTTTTCCCCGGACTTTCTCGACACCCTCCTGCAATACGAATGGCCGGGCAACATCCGTGAACTGGTCAATGCCCTCGATCAGGCCGTGGTCCGGGCCGGGACCGAACCCATCCTCTATCCCCAGCACCTGTCCAGAAACATTCGCGCCAACGTCGCCCGACTCCTGGTCGCGGAGTTGCCCGAGCTTGAAAACAGGACACCACCTCTCACGGACGGGGAGGCTTTCCCGAGCCTCAGGGAATATCGCGAAAAGCACATGGCCGAACTGGAGACATGGTACCTCAAGAATCTCATGCTGGTCAGCAAGGGTGAAATCACAAACGCCTGCCGTCTCTCGGGTCTTTCCCGGCCCAGGCTTTACGCACTGCTCAAGCAAAGGGGCGTTGAGCGTGGTTCGTAACGATTCACCGGCAGCGCCGATGCGCCCAGGCGACTTCACGCAACCCGATCTCCTCCGGCATTGCCCGTCACTTTCGACTTGCAATGCGAGACAAAAAGAGTAGTGCCTGCGCCTATTGATCAATCAAACAATCCCATGGAGGTTCCCCATGGAGCTCCTGCATAATCCCATGTTCCTGCTGCTTGCAGTCATCCTGTCCGGGCACCTGCTCGGCAAGATCAAGATATTCTCCTTTTCCCTTGGCTCGTCCGGCATCGTCTTTAGCGGACTTCTGGCCGGATTCGCGGGTTTCAGCCTGCCTGGTGTGATCCAGAGCCTCGGGCTCATCCTGTTCATCTATTCCGTGGGGCAGCAGGCCGGACCTGGCTTCGTGCACTCCATGAAGCGCGGCGGGGTGGCCCTCAGCATCGGGGCCATGGCCATGATCACGGCGGGACTGCTCACGGCCCTCGGCTGTAAGGCGTGGTTCGGATTT
This window contains:
- a CDS encoding CoB--CoM heterodisulfide reductase iron-sulfur subunit A family protein encodes the protein MARRIGVYVCHCGSNIAGKVDCPDVAAFARGLKNVTVSRDYQFMCSDPGQDLIIRDIHEHGLDRVVVASCSPRLHEKTFQKACARAGLNPYLMQHCCIREHCSWVTGDKAEATAKAKHIVEAAVLRVRRHQELHSREVAVVPDVMVVGAGIAGIQAALDVARSGHRVILVEKSPSIGGHMAQFDKTFPTLDCAACISTPKMVAVAQEPNIELLTWSEVEEVTGFVGNYTVTVRRKARYVSEDICTGCGACLEKCPTKVLSEFEEGLGMRRAIYRNSPQAVPSTPVIDAEHCKMLTKGKCGVCQKTCPTGAIDFTQQDRREVYHVGSVILATGYDTMDPTPMTEYGFGRYPEVYTALQFERLNNAVGPTGGKILMKNGEAPKSVAIIHCVGSRDKNYHEYCSRTCCMYALKYDHLIKDKVGHGAEVYNFYIDMRCFGKGYEEFYRRVQDEGVTFVRGRPSEVIEENGKLVVVGEDTLLGTRLRVPVDMVVLCTAMEARADTTEVARVFGVSQGRDGFFLEEHPKLGPVSTASDGIYLAGTCQGPKDIPDAVAHAAGGAAQALALAARGVVSISPTTSWINPDICVGCKMCIGLCPYSAIEFDERRHIAVINEAMCKGCGSCAGHCPSGAAQIKHFRQVQVFNEIDGLLDRKPDIMALIGDIYETANRAEA
- a CDS encoding transposase, giving the protein MKRKWDARTKARIVLEGLMGGCVNEICRNHELRPGLYYKWRGHFLEHCHLIFEEQARAPSQSDLAAENEKLKRLVGELTLELNKGGSLR
- a CDS encoding sigma-54-dependent transcriptional regulator, with protein sequence MSDILIIDGDAAFCQSLMAELARHNLHAAHSTTLSKGLAMLHVGEFSLVLLGDEAGSKNSLEFLSTLREVPSRPEIIVMSKSRDPDAAEAAIRGGAWNFMPKPVNTQRLMVLAERALEYHRERPAKCAPVSLRREGIVGNSRLLNSCLDIVAQAASTDVNVLITGETGTGKELFARAIHANSSRSGKPFVVVDCAALPDTLVESMLFGHERGAFTSAENRSIGLVKQADGGTLFLDEVGELPLSTQKVFLRVLEGRSFRPVGGAKEITSNFRLLAATNRDLEAMVQADTFRRDLFYRLRGIRLELSPLRDLLDDLNDLICHFVRRACKQLNIDNKGFSPDFLDTLLQYEWPGNIRELVNALDQAVVRAGTEPILYPQHLSRNIRANVARLLVAELPELENRTPPLTDGEAFPSLREYREKHMAELETWYLKNLMLVSKGEITNACRLSGLSRPRLYALLKQRGVERGS